A genomic stretch from Sander vitreus isolate 19-12246 chromosome 17, sanVit1, whole genome shotgun sequence includes:
- the LOC144532697 gene encoding uncharacterized protein LOC144532697, with product MHPMPVCSVSGGDIFDCIQRGDIELCIQFVQNDRSLLKQKGWGGFTPLHYAALHGNRSMVDLFLSNGADPNMTCDAGQTAFHFACRQGNIFIMYQMMRYGADLRLIDLQRKTSLHHAVTGGSIVTVHYLWETGMFRFSDTDMHQVTPLHLAASTGNTEVVRYLLRDQRCAVDAVDQQGATALHVAAERGAVEVCWTLLQRTGCGMLYQKNHSGLTPLDLCKQGKTFRHQQLTKLLSRYINEPIHHKPRESHVLYYWTLFFPTLSGAAILLIAAMLGGYGGLSCSLLFPWLARNIFTQYHRMTTYQRLPNPIYLGTLIAGLFHSLLCFYGKIMPSVWPISVLVQVAMFHFSLVIGLFCKVLTQDPGTMDRADADPRFSCIADLVENNQSPHRFCPYCELFQPDFTKHCKLCDVCIKDYDHHCLFLNRCVGRGNHRLFIFFILFMVIAHLLFVATATSYLYDKMPAGNHSLSLWLTLLGEEFWVVVMMVMNALTLLWEAWLLTEQFDAVATGTTTYFRQCESKARQRSLGQRWVKVLSFLLEGRRRVGSGQKEDKTSIDI from the exons ATGCATCCGATGCCTGTGTGCTCCGTTAGCGGTGGAGACATATTTGACTGTATACAAAGAGGAGATATTGAACTGTGTATACAGTTCGTTCAAAATGACCGATCGCTTCTCAAACAAAAAG GCTGGGGTGGTTTTACCCCGCTCCACTACGCTGCCCTCCATGGCAACCGCTCCATGGTTGACCTTTTCCTTAGTAATGGAGCTGACCCTAATATGACATGTGATGCAGGACAGACAGCCTTTCATTTTGCCTGCAG GCAAGGGAACATCTTTATCATGTACCAAATGATGCGGTATGGAGCTGATTTGCGCCTCATAGACCTGCAGCGAAAAACGTCACTGCATCATGCAGTCACAGGGGGCAGCAT TGTTACAGTGCACTATTTGTGGGAGACAGGAATGTTCCGTTTCtcagacacagacatgcacCAGGTGACACCCCTTCACCTGGCGGCATCCACAGGCAACACAGAGGTGGTCCGGTATTTGCTCAGAGACCAG AGATGTGCTGTGGATGCAGTTGACCAGCAGGGAGCGACAGCGCTTCATGTTGCAGCAGAGAGGGGTGCAGTGGAggtgtgctggacactgctgcAGAGAACAGGGTGCGGGATGCTCTATCAGAAGAACCACAGCGGCCTCACACCACTTGACCTCTGCAAACAAGGGAAAACATTTAG ACATCAGCAACTCACCAAGCTACTGAGTCGGTACATTAATGAGCCAATACACCACAAGCCCAGAGAGTCTCATG TTTTGTATTACTGGACACTGTTTTTTCCAACCCTGAGTGGAGCTGCCATCCTGCTGATAGCAGCCATGTTGGGAGGCTATGGGGGGTTAAGCTGCAGTTTGCTCTTCCCCTGGCTGGCCAGAAACATCTTCACACAGTACCACCGCATGACCACATACCAAAg GTTACCCAACCCAATCTACTTGGGAACCCTCATAGCTGGCTTGTTTCATTCCCTGCTCTGCTTCTATGGAAAGATAATGCCTA GTGTGTGGCCAATCAGTGTTCTGGTCCAGGTGGCAATGTTCCACTTCTCCCTAGTCATCGGTTTGTTCTGTAAGGTTCTGACTCAGGACCCTGGGACAATGGACAGAGCAGATGCAGATCCTCGGTTCTCCTGTATCGCTGACCTGGTGGAGAACAACCAGAGCCCTCACAGGTTCTGTCCATACTGTGAG TTGTTTCAGCCCGACTTCACTAAACACTGCAAGCTGTGTGATGTGTGCATTAAAGACTATGACCACCACTGCCTTTTCCTCAACCGCTGCGTCGGCCGGGGTAACCACCGcctcttcatcttcttcatcctcttcaTGGTTATTGCCCACCTTCTTTTTGTTGCCACGGCAACAAGTTACCTGTATGACAAGATGCCTGCGGGCAATCACAGCTTGTCATTGTGGCTCACATTGTTAGGGGAGGAGTTCTGGGTTGTGGTTATGATGGTTATGAATGCACTGACACTGCTTTGGGAGGCATGGCTACTGACCGAGCAGTTTGATGCTGTTGCCACGGGAACGACCACCTACTTCAGACAGTGTGAAAGCAAAGCACGGCAGAGGTCACTAGGACAGCGCTGGGTTAAAGTACTGTCGTTTCTGCTGGAGGGTCGAAGACGGGTGGGCAGCGGACAAAAAGAGGACAAGACTTCCATAGACATTTAA